The following are encoded in a window of Flavobacterium sp. WC2421 genomic DNA:
- a CDS encoding diguanylate cyclase has protein sequence MKKEDLIITNLQLEFQNNEKEKKAAELIIANTELAFQNDEKEKRAAELIIANKELAFQNDEKEKRAAELIIANKELAFQNDEKEKRAAELIIANKELAFQNDEKEKRAAELIIANKELAFQNDEKEKRAAELIIANKELAFQNDEKEKRAAELMATNLELKNAEESQKEYIRGLEKIMYMTSHKVRQPIANIIGLSQVIDLSNDSKEEINQSIGYIKDSALSLDLLTRELNAHVLYLKKKVKM, from the coding sequence ATGAAAAAAGAAGATTTGATAATTACTAATTTGCAGCTTGAATTTCAAAATAATGAAAAAGAAAAAAAAGCAGCTGAACTAATTATCGCCAATACCGAACTCGCCTTTCAAAATGATGAAAAAGAGAAAAGAGCGGCTGAATTAATTATTGCCAATAAAGAACTTGCTTTTCAAAATGATGAAAAGGAAAAAAGAGCGGCTGAATTAATTATTGCCAATAAAGAGCTTGCCTTTCAAAATGATGAAAAAGAAAAAAGAGCAGCTGAATTAATTATTGCCAATAAAGAGCTCGCCTTTCAAAATGATGAAAAAGAAAAAAGAGCAGCTGAATTAATTATTGCTAATAAAGAGCTCGCCTTTCAAAATGATGAAAAAGAAAAAAGAGCAGCTGAATTAATTATTGCTAATAAAGAGCTCGCCTTTCAAAATGATGAAAAAGAAAAAAGAGCAGCTGAATTAATGGCTACTAATTTAGAACTTAAGAATGCCGAAGAATCCCAAAAAGAATATATCCGAGGATTAGAAAAAATTATGTACATGACTTCCCATAAAGTAAGACAACCAATAGCCAATATTATAGGTTTGTCTCAAGTCATTGATTTATCCAACGATTCAAAAGAAGAAATTAATCAATCTATAGGTTACATTAAAGACTCCGCTTTATCACTAGACCTTTTAACTAGAGAATTAAATGCACATGTTTTATACCTAAAGAAAAAAGTGAAAATGTAA